In a single window of the Bacteroidales bacterium genome:
- a CDS encoding acetyl-CoA carboxylase biotin carboxylase subunit, whose translation MKKETRKIQSLLVANRGEIAIRIMNTARKMDIRTYAIKTSKEPNALYLSYADEIIDFTENLEEISEFLDIERIIEAAKQHKIDAIHPGYGYLAENPYFAQRCDDEKIIFIGPAPDAIYKMGNKTIAKQLARKYKVPLLEGSTGNVSSVAEAVKIAREIGYPVILKAAAGGGGRGMRIVEKASQMEKMFRLASNEAQKAFNDPSVFIEKYVRNPRHIEFQILADKYGNTIHLGERECSIQRKHQKLIEESPSIALTPKLREKMGEAAVAIAKSVRYYSAGTVEFLLDANQNFFFMEMNTRIQVEHPVTEMVTGLDLIEQQIRIAQDEKLELTQSDVKLKGWAIECRINAEDVQSGFAPNLGIIEKISFPVGKNIRIDTGIQEGSPITPYFDSMVAKLIVYGENRTKAIANMISALEKFRIRGIKTTIPFHKAVMHNKAFQKGDLSTSFIEKELPQLYYQEPDEEMLAACIAALDYAAEVQEQEGSNIENTLGKNLDPWVLNKRLKSI comes from the coding sequence ATGAAGAAAGAAACCAGAAAAATACAAAGCCTCCTCGTTGCCAACCGCGGTGAAATTGCCATCCGGATAATGAATACGGCAAGGAAAATGGACATCAGAACCTATGCTATCAAAACTTCCAAGGAACCCAACGCACTCTACCTCTCCTATGCCGACGAAATCATAGATTTTACGGAGAACCTGGAAGAAATCTCCGAATTTCTGGATATTGAACGGATCATTGAGGCCGCAAAACAACATAAGATCGATGCCATCCACCCCGGTTACGGTTACCTGGCCGAAAATCCCTACTTTGCCCAGCGGTGTGACGACGAAAAGATCATCTTTATAGGCCCTGCACCCGATGCAATCTACAAAATGGGCAACAAAACCATAGCTAAACAGCTCGCCCGCAAATACAAAGTACCCCTTCTCGAAGGAAGTACAGGCAACGTATCCAGCGTGGCCGAAGCAGTCAAAATTGCCCGGGAAATCGGATACCCTGTCATCCTGAAAGCTGCTGCCGGTGGCGGTGGAAGAGGCATGCGCATCGTGGAAAAAGCTTCCCAGATGGAAAAAATGTTTCGCCTCGCTTCCAACGAAGCCCAGAAAGCCTTTAACGACCCGTCGGTTTTTATCGAAAAATACGTCAGAAATCCCCGCCATATTGAATTCCAGATTCTTGCCGACAAATACGGAAATACCATCCACCTGGGGGAACGTGAATGTTCCATCCAGCGCAAACACCAGAAACTGATCGAAGAATCCCCTTCCATCGCCCTTACTCCTAAACTCCGTGAAAAAATGGGCGAAGCAGCTGTTGCCATCGCCAAATCGGTCCGTTACTACAGTGCCGGCACTGTGGAGTTCCTCCTCGATGCCAACCAGAACTTCTTCTTCATGGAAATGAATACCCGCATCCAGGTGGAACACCCGGTTACCGAAATGGTTACCGGCCTTGACCTGATTGAACAGCAGATCCGCATTGCACAGGACGAAAAACTTGAACTGACCCAGTCGGATGTTAAACTGAAAGGATGGGCTATCGAATGCCGCATCAATGCCGAAGATGTTCAGTCAGGCTTCGCCCCCAACCTGGGAATTATTGAAAAAATCTCCTTCCCGGTGGGTAAAAACATCCGCATCGATACCGGCATCCAGGAAGGGTCCCCCATCACACCCTACTTCGATTCCATGGTGGCCAAACTCATTGTCTATGGCGAAAACCGGACCAAGGCAATCGCCAATATGATCAGCGCCCTGGAAAAATTCCGCATACGGGGCATCAAAACTACCATCCCGTTCCACAAGGCTGTAATGCACAACAAAGCCTTTCAGAAAGGCGACCTCAGCACATCCTTCATTGAAAAAGAACTCCCCCAGCTGTATTACCAGGAACCCGATGAGGAAATGCTGGCGGCCTGCATTGCCGCTCTCGACTATGCGGCTGAAGTGCAGGAACAGGAAGGCTCAAATATTGAAAATACCCTCGGGAAAAACCTTGATCCCTGGGTGTTGAACAAACGCCTCAAATCCATCTGA
- a CDS encoding biotin/lipoyl-binding protein — protein MAFVFSSRKDEPLYIAQSSTGNNYVIKFDAKGELRVNRKITDLTLSEENGFTYIHYKKAKYPVEILEKHHNKYVILINGVSYTISVETPFSYKRKKKLDQQKTESKTEQILAPMPGKIIEVLVDEHTHVKEGDSIAILEAMKMQNEIISHVSGKIKSIHVKAEETVNKDDVIVEIEK, from the coding sequence ATGGCTTTTGTTTTCAGCTCACGTAAAGACGAACCCCTGTACATTGCCCAGTCATCTACAGGAAATAATTACGTCATAAAATTTGATGCAAAGGGCGAATTGAGGGTTAACAGGAAAATAACCGACCTTACCCTTTCGGAAGAAAACGGATTTACCTACATTCATTACAAAAAGGCCAAATACCCTGTTGAAATACTTGAAAAACATCATAATAAGTATGTAATCCTCATCAACGGCGTGAGCTATACCATTTCGGTTGAAACTCCTTTCTCTTACAAAAGGAAGAAAAAGCTCGACCAGCAGAAAACCGAGTCAAAAACAGAACAGATACTGGCCCCTATGCCGGGTAAAATCATCGAAGTGCTGGTCGATGAGCATACCCACGTCAAGGAAGGCGACAGCATCGCCATCCTTGAAGCTATGAAAATGCAGAACGAGATCATTTCGCACGTTTCGGGAAAAATCAAAAGCATCCATGTGAAAGCCGAAGAGACCGTCAACAAAGACGATGTGATCGTTGAAATAGAAAAATAG
- a CDS encoding 30S ribosomal protein S20 gives MANHKSAEKRIRQTKARRTENRYYSRTARNAVKKLRSTTSKEEAAQMLPKVTSMLDKLAKKNVIHPNKAANLKSSLTKHVNALS, from the coding sequence ATGGCAAACCATAAATCTGCTGAAAAGAGAATCCGCCAGACAAAGGCAAGAAGGACGGAGAACAGATATTACAGTCGCACAGCACGTAACGCTGTAAAGAAACTGCGCAGTACCACAAGTAAGGAAGAAGCGGCTCAAATGCTTCCCAAAGTAACATCCATGCTCGATAAACTGGCCAAGAAAAATGTAATCCATCCCAATAAGGCCGCCAACCTGAAAAGCTCCCTTACCAAGCATG